Proteins from a genomic interval of Aquila chrysaetos chrysaetos chromosome 20, bAquChr1.4, whole genome shotgun sequence:
- the LSM3 gene encoding U6 snRNA-associated Sm-like protein LSm3 produces the protein MADEVDQQQTTNTVEEPLDLIRLSLDERIYVKMRNDRELRGRLHAYDQHLNMILGDVEETVTTIEIDEETYEEIYKSTKRNIPMLFVRGDGVVLVAPPLRVG, from the exons ATGGCGGATGAGGTGGATCAG caacaAACAACAAATACTGTAGAGGAGCCACTTGATCTCATCAGGCTCAGTCTAGATGAGCGAATCTATGTCAAAATGAGGAATGACAGAGAGCTTAGAGGCAGACTACAT GCATATGATCAGCACTTAAATATGATTTTGGGTGATGTGGAAGAAACTGTAACTACAATAGAGATTGATGAAGAAACCTACGAGGAGATTTATAAA TCTACCAAAAGGAATATTCCGATGCTCTTTGTCAGAGGTGACGGCGTTGTGCTTGTAGCTCCCCCGTTGAGGGTTGGCTGA